In Rhizobium sp. SSA_523, a single genomic region encodes these proteins:
- the traA gene encoding Ti-type conjugative transfer relaxase TraA, protein MAIFYCQMSVVSRTTGRSAVAAAAYRAAKLLTNQRDGLVHDYSRREGVGHSEVLLPEGVDADWARDRSALWNAAERIENRKDARVAREFVIALPHELSEEGRVSLTRAFAQDLANRYGAGVDFAIHRPGIQGDVRNHHAHVLMTTRQVTGEGLGAKTYIELANKDLLPKGLPPTQMQLVDIRRSWEGMANDHLAREGFDIRIDHRSHAERGLEIEPTEHMGVGATNLRRRGGLVDRSRLAGDAGQRNADVIREKPEQVLSIITSEKSVFDRHDIARTLHRYINDDAQAFQNGFASVMASSALTELRPERVDEATGEVELARYSTREMVEIEHGMADAAERLHQAHNHYVDRRHVVKAMEEMDEAIRLKTGNGELRLSDEQRHAISHVTGPERIAAVVGLAGAGKSTMLAAAAQAWERQGYTVHGAALSGKAAEGLEESSGIKSRTLASWSRSWENEKHQLGRGDVFVIDEAGMVGSRQLASFVSEAEKCGAKIVLVGDHEQLQAIGAGAPFRAISERIGHASLGEIKRQQEPWQQEASVAFASHRAAEGLAAYRDKGNIHFASGRDEARAAVVRDYLADRDLHPEASRVAMAHRRVDVRAINEGIRAELQERGELAKGEEAGEFSFQTNDGVRSFAPGDRLVFLENSRDLGVKNGMLGDVKAVEQDAIYVALDGASGRAADARMVRVPMNDYRSVDHGYATTIHKNQGATVDQAFVLASGTMDRHLTYVAMSRHRHDVQLYADAQEFASRRSDQVVTQGKLVEHGAAPYEHKAGNRDSYFVTLETAKGERHTVWGVGLQQAIAEASPEMGATIGLQHTGAEAVRLPNGHEASRNGWKVLGTDELAYAQLEHRLSRSGVKETTLDYARDFAERRGIAQQFGVSSEIEVRLTEPAGRPGQNETQTANVGHTSCSSTGADRSVLRDEQSQASGFEIRTPLVPAKIHHDRSVEDVARQKTMATFGPSWNGVERIVRQVFRDPQEASSKILASLVERDGDSAGIEQALNRRPEQFGELRGKTGILGDNKERIEARQSASIIAKHVGAAGEQWQRRVVQEERSERWQRENRDCIEVPNLSPRSASLIAGVRDVETSDPHRWINSLSATKDGRAALEEAKKVWSAISNRFGSEDLGEIATRVKEDPGLAQHAETIRSVVSLVRNTTAAEVQRDWSTQGAMQKAKDNGLER, encoded by the coding sequence TTGGCGATCTTCTACTGCCAGATGTCTGTTGTCTCTCGTACCACTGGACGCAGCGCTGTTGCGGCCGCTGCTTATCGTGCGGCCAAGCTTCTCACCAACCAGCGCGACGGGCTTGTCCATGACTACAGCCGACGCGAGGGTGTTGGTCATTCAGAGGTTCTGCTCCCCGAAGGTGTCGACGCGGATTGGGCGCGGGACAGGTCGGCGCTTTGGAATGCCGCTGAACGGATTGAGAACCGCAAGGATGCAAGGGTGGCGCGCGAGTTCGTGATCGCGCTTCCGCATGAGCTCTCAGAGGAGGGGCGGGTATCGCTCACGCGGGCGTTCGCTCAGGATCTGGCGAACCGCTATGGAGCTGGTGTCGATTTTGCCATTCACAGGCCTGGTATCCAGGGTGACGTTCGCAATCATCATGCGCATGTCCTGATGACGACGCGGCAGGTGACGGGCGAGGGGCTGGGGGCGAAGACCTATATCGAGTTGGCGAATAAGGATCTGTTGCCGAAGGGGTTGCCACCGACGCAGATGCAGCTCGTCGATATCAGACGGTCGTGGGAGGGAATGGCGAACGATCATCTGGCAAGGGAGGGGTTCGATATCCGCATTGACCACCGCTCCCATGCCGAGCGTGGTCTGGAAATCGAGCCGACCGAGCATATGGGTGTCGGTGCCACAAATCTGCGTCGTCGAGGCGGTCTTGTTGATCGCTCCCGGTTGGCTGGCGATGCTGGTCAACGCAATGCAGATGTGATCCGGGAGAAGCCGGAACAGGTTCTGTCGATCATCACGTCTGAGAAGAGCGTCTTTGACCGGCATGATATTGCTCGAACGCTACATCGCTACATCAATGACGATGCCCAGGCGTTCCAGAACGGATTTGCCTCTGTCATGGCTTCTTCGGCACTGACAGAGCTTCGGCCGGAACGGGTGGACGAAGCGACGGGCGAGGTGGAACTTGCGCGTTATTCGACCCGGGAGATGGTGGAGATCGAGCATGGCATGGCGGATGCCGCCGAGCGGTTGCACCAGGCGCACAATCATTATGTAGATCGCCGGCATGTCGTCAAAGCCATGGAGGAGATGGACGAGGCGATCCGGCTTAAGACCGGCAATGGAGAATTGCGGCTTTCCGATGAGCAGCGGCACGCGATCAGCCATGTAACCGGGCCGGAGCGAATTGCGGCCGTAGTTGGTCTTGCCGGTGCTGGCAAGTCGACCATGCTGGCTGCAGCTGCTCAGGCGTGGGAGCGGCAGGGCTACACGGTTCATGGCGCAGCACTCTCTGGCAAAGCTGCCGAGGGCTTGGAGGAGAGTTCCGGGATCAAGAGCCGCACCTTGGCGTCTTGGTCTCGCAGTTGGGAGAACGAGAAGCATCAGCTTGGGCGCGGGGATGTGTTCGTAATCGATGAAGCCGGCATGGTCGGTAGCCGTCAGCTTGCCTCGTTTGTGAGTGAGGCGGAGAAGTGTGGCGCGAAGATCGTGTTGGTGGGAGATCACGAGCAGCTTCAGGCGATCGGGGCAGGGGCTCCTTTCCGCGCCATCTCCGAGCGTATCGGGCATGCATCGCTTGGTGAGATCAAGCGACAGCAGGAGCCGTGGCAGCAAGAGGCGTCGGTTGCGTTCGCGTCCCATCGTGCAGCCGAAGGGCTGGCTGCTTACCGGGACAAGGGCAACATCCACTTTGCTTCTGGACGCGATGAAGCGCGCGCCGCGGTGGTGCGGGATTATCTTGCCGATCGCGACCTGCATCCGGAGGCTAGCCGCGTCGCCATGGCCCATCGACGGGTCGATGTCCGCGCCATCAACGAGGGGATCCGTGCTGAGCTTCAGGAGAGGGGTGAGCTTGCCAAAGGCGAGGAGGCTGGCGAGTTCAGCTTCCAGACCAATGACGGCGTGCGCAGCTTTGCGCCAGGGGACCGGCTTGTGTTCCTTGAGAACAGCCGTGACCTTGGTGTGAAGAACGGCATGCTCGGCGACGTGAAGGCTGTCGAGCAGGACGCTATCTATGTTGCGCTCGACGGTGCTTCTGGTCGAGCGGCTGATGCCCGGATGGTCAGAGTGCCGATGAACGACTACCGGTCGGTTGATCACGGCTATGCCACCACGATCCACAAGAACCAGGGCGCGACAGTGGACCAGGCCTTTGTCCTGGCGTCCGGCACGATGGATCGGCATCTCACCTATGTTGCCATGAGCCGGCATCGCCATGACGTGCAGCTTTATGCGGATGCCCAAGAGTTCGCTTCGCGCAGGAGCGACCAGGTGGTGACGCAAGGCAAGCTCGTGGAGCATGGTGCTGCACCCTATGAGCACAAGGCCGGCAATCGCGACAGCTACTTCGTGACGCTGGAGACCGCCAAGGGCGAGCGTCATACGGTCTGGGGTGTGGGTCTGCAGCAGGCAATTGCGGAAGCGTCTCCGGAGATGGGCGCGACGATTGGGCTGCAGCACACTGGCGCAGAGGCTGTGCGTCTGCCCAACGGGCACGAGGCGAGCCGCAATGGTTGGAAGGTGCTGGGTACCGATGAACTCGCCTATGCGCAGCTTGAACATCGGTTGTCTCGCTCCGGCGTTAAGGAAACGACGCTCGATTATGCCCGCGATTTTGCCGAAAGGCGGGGGATCGCTCAGCAGTTTGGCGTCAGTAGTGAGATTGAGGTCCGGCTCACAGAGCCAGCGGGGCGGCCCGGCCAAAATGAAACGCAGACAGCGAACGTGGGTCACACGAGCTGTAGTTCCACTGGCGCGGATCGCTCGGTTTTGCGGGACGAACAGTCGCAGGCAAGCGGCTTTGAAATTCGAACACCGCTTGTGCCGGCAAAGATTCACCATGACCGTAGCGTTGAGGACGTGGCGCGGCAGAAGACAATGGCGACGTTCGGCCCGAGCTGGAACGGGGTGGAGAGGATCGTGCGCCAGGTGTTTCGGGATCCGCAGGAAGCTTCGAGTAAGATCCTGGCCTCACTGGTCGAACGGGATGGCGACAGTGCAGGTATCGAACAGGCCTTGAACAGAAGGCCGGAGCAGTTCGGTGAGCTTCGCGGCAAGACTGGCATCCTTGGTGACAACAAGGAACGCATTGAAGCACGGCAGTCTGCGTCGATCATTGCAAAGCATGTAGGTGCTGCCGGTGAGCAATGGCAGCGACGCGTCGTTCAGGAGGAGAGATCAGAACGCTGGCAGCGTGAAAATAGAGACTGTATCGAGGTCCCGAATCTAAGCCCACGGAGCGCTTCTCTCATCGCTGGCGTCCGCGACGTTGAGACCAGTGACCCGCATCGCTGGATCAATAGCCTAAGTGCGACGAAAGATGGACGCGCTGCTCTCGAAGAGGCAAAGAAAGTGTGGAGTGCGATTAGTAACAGATTTGGCTCCGAAGACTTGGGCGAGATCGCCACGCGGGTCAAAGAGGACCCAGGTCTGGCTCAACATGCCGAGACCATTCGATCTGTGGTGAGCCTTGTGAGGAACACCACTGCTGCGGAAGTTCAGAGGGATTGGTCGACGCAAGGGGCGATGCAGAAGGCTAAAGACAATGGGCTCGAGCGATAA
- a CDS encoding NAD(P)-dependent oxidoreductase: MRASYLLSIEGRNMPKIALLGLGAMGSRMAVNLINTGHSVTVWNRDSKKTIALRDLGAHVATTPRDAALHADFVFTVLTDDLATRAVWTDPASGALDGLKEGATAIECSTTTPAWALELGRLVDAKGASFLDAPMSGSRPQAESRQLVFMVGGAPACFETARPVLECMAAKVMHVGPQGSGSLLKLSINALFAAQLASIAELLGVLSRNGFNVTRAAELFGQFPIVAPPIAGAARMMAAGDNDPLFTIDLMSKDLAYLIETATTSLAAVPSAETALAAFQTAQKQGLGGANITAMAALYN, from the coding sequence ATGCGCGCTTCCTATTTGTTATCAATAGAGGGTCGGAATATGCCAAAAATAGCTCTGCTCGGATTGGGTGCCATGGGCTCGCGAATGGCCGTGAACCTCATCAACACAGGTCACAGCGTCACCGTTTGGAACCGTGACAGCAAGAAGACAATCGCACTGCGCGATCTCGGTGCGCATGTCGCAACAACACCGAGGGACGCGGCACTTCACGCGGACTTCGTTTTCACAGTGTTGACGGACGACTTGGCCACGCGTGCAGTTTGGACCGACCCTGCATCCGGCGCGTTGGATGGCTTGAAAGAAGGCGCAACAGCCATTGAGTGTTCCACCACGACGCCCGCCTGGGCGCTTGAGTTGGGTCGTCTGGTTGATGCAAAGGGCGCCAGTTTTCTCGATGCACCTATGTCTGGGTCACGCCCTCAAGCGGAGAGCCGGCAGTTGGTCTTCATGGTTGGCGGTGCGCCGGCCTGTTTCGAAACTGCAAGACCCGTTCTTGAGTGCATGGCCGCCAAGGTCATGCATGTCGGACCGCAGGGAAGTGGTTCCCTGCTGAAGCTTTCGATCAATGCGCTCTTTGCCGCCCAATTGGCGAGCATTGCCGAGTTGCTGGGTGTTCTGTCACGCAACGGCTTTAATGTGACGCGGGCGGCAGAGTTGTTCGGCCAGTTCCCGATCGTTGCGCCGCCGATCGCGGGGGCGGCGAGGATGATGGCGGCGGGCGACAACGATCCGCTTTTCACCATTGACCTGATGAGCAAGGACCTAGCCTACTTGATCGAGACAGCCACGACTTCCCTCGCGGCGGTCCCGAGCGCCGAAACAGCGCTGGCCGCATTTCAAACGGCACAGAAGCAGGGACTTGGTGGGGCCAACATCACGGCCATGGCTGCCCTCTACAATTGA
- a CDS encoding carboxymuconolactone decarboxylase family protein, whose translation MITFTSHTIDTAPEASRAKLAEVQKAWGFVPKLHGNLAESPLALEAYDTLFGLVAAKATLSPVEVQVVYQAINVFHECEYCTAGHTYLSRMVKMDEAVIAALRNGDPIADARLQALRLFAETVIRVRGRVSDVAVDDFLAAGFTKENVLEVVTIAATKTISNYTNHITKTEKEAFMADPDLAWVSPTNRAKVA comes from the coding sequence ATGATCACCTTCACTTCCCATACCATCGACACGGCACCTGAAGCTTCGCGCGCAAAGCTCGCCGAGGTTCAGAAGGCTTGGGGGTTTGTGCCGAAGCTGCATGGTAATCTTGCCGAAAGCCCGCTTGCCCTGGAAGCCTATGACACGCTCTTCGGTCTGGTTGCAGCAAAGGCGACGCTGTCCCCCGTAGAGGTGCAGGTTGTCTATCAGGCGATCAATGTGTTCCATGAATGCGAGTATTGCACGGCGGGTCACACCTACCTCTCTCGCATGGTGAAGATGGATGAGGCCGTGATCGCCGCTCTGCGCAACGGAGATCCGATTGCCGATGCGCGCCTTCAGGCTTTGCGTCTTTTCGCAGAAACAGTGATCCGTGTCCGTGGGCGTGTGAGCGACGTTGCTGTCGACGATTTCCTGGCAGCCGGCTTTACAAAGGAGAATGTGCTGGAGGTCGTAACGATCGCGGCTACCAAGACGATTTCCAATTACACCAACCACATCACGAAGACGGAGAAAGAGGCTTTCATGGCTGATCCGGACCTCGCATGGGTTTCACCCACAAACCGCGCAAAGGTTGCGTGA
- a CDS encoding LysR family transcriptional regulator produces the protein MEIKALQLFVAVARKGSFAAVAKEFDVDPSSISRAISDLEAELGLRLLQRTTRSMALTEAGHLYLSRIEPLIEELSHARDAASQVSGAPHGLLRATASVTFGQMRILPLLPAFRAHFPDIRIEFVFTDETLDLVSERIDVAVRLAPVVEGDLIAAKLMDTRYRVVASPRYLSTHPPLRVPADLQHHRVLLFSLRAFRTSWLFRDDEGREERIPIAGDITLAPAGSLLSAALLGMGPALLPNWLVDEEIARGDLVSPFPSHRVTATTFETAAWLVYPSRSYLPTKVRVFADFLKENLRNFNAA, from the coding sequence ATGGAAATCAAAGCCCTTCAACTTTTCGTCGCGGTGGCTCGCAAAGGCTCTTTTGCCGCTGTTGCCAAGGAGTTCGATGTCGATCCCTCTTCGATCTCGCGGGCAATCAGCGACCTTGAGGCCGAGCTAGGCCTCAGGCTGTTACAACGCACGACGCGTTCGATGGCCTTGACTGAGGCCGGTCATCTCTATCTCAGCCGCATCGAGCCATTGATCGAGGAACTCAGCCATGCGCGGGATGCTGCGAGCCAAGTATCTGGTGCCCCGCACGGTCTGCTGCGGGCGACGGCCTCCGTGACATTCGGCCAGATGCGTATTTTGCCACTGCTGCCCGCTTTTCGAGCGCACTTTCCCGACATCAGGATCGAATTCGTATTCACCGACGAGACCTTAGACCTCGTCAGCGAGCGCATTGACGTCGCGGTCCGCCTTGCGCCGGTGGTGGAGGGGGATCTGATCGCGGCCAAGTTGATGGACACGCGCTATCGGGTCGTCGCCAGCCCACGCTATCTCAGCACGCATCCACCCTTGAGAGTGCCGGCTGATTTACAGCACCACAGAGTACTGCTGTTTAGCCTTCGAGCCTTTCGCACGAGCTGGTTGTTTCGCGATGATGAAGGGCGAGAAGAACGCATACCGATCGCTGGCGACATCACGCTTGCGCCAGCCGGCTCGCTGCTTTCAGCCGCCCTCTTGGGGATGGGGCCCGCCTTGCTGCCAAACTGGCTTGTGGATGAAGAAATCGCCAGGGGCGATCTTGTAAGCCCGTTCCCCAGTCACCGGGTGACCGCAACTACTTTTGAAACAGCGGCCTGGCTAGTTTATCCAAGCAGATCCTACTTGCCTACCAAAGTCAGGGTTTTCGCGGACTTTCTGAAGGAGAACCTGCGGAACTTTAACGCCGCGTGA
- a CDS encoding alpha/beta hydrolase, producing MSKFVASLAVAGALVSGHASAQPAKPTIVLVHGAFADSSSWNGVTKILQKDGYRVVAAANPLRSVSTDAAYVSDIVASIEGQVVLVGHSYGGQVITTAANGRDNVKSLVYVAAFAPDEGEAAADLAGKFPGGTLGQALAAPVKLADGNVDLSIDQEKFHEQFAHDVSLDDAALMAAGQRPITEAALTEKSGKPAWKALPSYFIYGDGDKNIPAQALGFMAERAGSKNTVVVPAASHVVMVSQPQAVADLIEEAAQ from the coding sequence ATGTCCAAGTTTGTTGCAAGCCTTGCTGTTGCCGGCGCTCTGGTCTCGGGTCACGCATCTGCTCAACCTGCCAAGCCCACCATCGTTCTCGTGCATGGAGCCTTTGCCGACTCCTCCAGCTGGAATGGCGTCACAAAGATCCTGCAGAAGGACGGCTACCGCGTCGTTGCCGCCGCCAATCCCCTGCGCAGCGTCTCAACCGATGCTGCCTATGTCTCCGATATCGTCGCAAGCATCGAAGGCCAGGTCGTACTTGTCGGCCATTCCTATGGTGGGCAGGTCATCACCACGGCGGCTAACGGCCGCGATAACGTCAAGTCGCTGGTTTATGTAGCCGCTTTCGCCCCGGATGAAGGTGAGGCCGCAGCTGATCTGGCCGGCAAGTTCCCCGGCGGCACACTCGGCCAAGCCCTTGCGGCGCCGGTAAAGCTTGCCGATGGCAACGTCGACCTCTCCATCGATCAGGAGAAGTTCCATGAACAGTTTGCCCATGACGTCAGCCTGGATGACGCCGCACTCATGGCAGCCGGTCAGCGGCCGATCACCGAGGCTGCTCTGACAGAAAAGTCTGGCAAGCCGGCCTGGAAGGCGCTGCCCTCCTACTTCATCTACGGCGATGGCGACAAGAACATCCCGGCTCAGGCACTTGGCTTCATGGCCGAGCGAGCCGGATCGAAGAACACCGTCGTCGTGCCTGCCGCCTCGCACGTGGTCATGGTCTCGCAGCCACAGGCCGTGGCTGACCTCATCGAGGAAGCCGCGCAGTAA
- a CDS encoding alpha/beta hydrolase produces the protein MSIFTTTDGTNLFYKDWGTGQPILFAHGWPLSSDAWDQQMLFFSQNGFRVIAHDRRSHGRSDQTFNGNNMDQYADDLAELIEALDLSDLILVGHSTGGGEVSHYIGRHGTARVAKVVLVGAVPPLMLKTADNPHGTPMEVFDNIRENTAKNRSQFFFDLTIPFYGFNREGVTTNEGLRENFRHMGLQGGIKGQYDCIREFSEVDYTEDLKSIDRPTLIIHGDDDQIVPIEASAHLAAEIVADATLKIYAGGSHGLAETEADRFNADVLAFIRT, from the coding sequence ATGTCGATCTTCACCACCACCGACGGTACCAACCTCTTCTACAAGGACTGGGGAACTGGCCAACCGATCCTCTTCGCCCATGGCTGGCCGCTATCGTCGGACGCCTGGGACCAGCAGATGCTGTTCTTCAGCCAGAATGGCTTCCGGGTCATTGCTCATGACCGTCGCAGCCATGGTCGTTCCGACCAGACCTTCAATGGCAACAACATGGATCAGTATGCTGACGATCTGGCCGAACTGATCGAGGCGCTCGACCTCTCCGACCTGATCCTGGTTGGCCATTCTACCGGCGGCGGTGAAGTCTCCCATTACATCGGCCGCCATGGCACCGCACGCGTTGCCAAAGTGGTTCTCGTCGGCGCGGTTCCGCCGCTGATGCTGAAGACGGCAGACAATCCCCACGGCACGCCCATGGAAGTGTTCGACAATATCCGCGAGAACACCGCCAAGAACCGTTCCCAGTTCTTCTTCGATCTGACCATCCCCTTCTACGGCTTCAACCGGGAAGGCGTCACTACCAACGAAGGTCTGCGGGAGAACTTCCGCCACATGGGTCTGCAGGGCGGGATCAAGGGTCAGTACGACTGCATCCGCGAGTTCTCAGAGGTCGACTACACTGAAGATCTCAAGAGCATCGACCGCCCGACGCTGATCATCCATGGCGATGACGACCAGATCGTGCCGATCGAGGCATCGGCCCACCTGGCTGCTGAAATCGTCGCTGATGCCACCCTCAAGATCTATGCGGGCGGTTCTCACGGACTGGCAGAGACTGAGGCCGATCGCTTCAACGCTGACGTTCTCGCGTTCATCCGTACCTGA
- a CDS encoding MarR family winged helix-turn-helix transcriptional regulator, translated as MIAKPTDASEKSPDVTELLCFSLYSASHAFTQLYRPLLDKLGLTYPQYLVMMTLWHRDGQTVKELGKTLYLDSSTLTPLLKRLDAAGLITRTRNPRDEREVLIHLTQKAIDLRTNAADVGRCIEEAVGMEAETVRAIKSSVETIRDRIKL; from the coding sequence ATGATTGCCAAACCGACTGACGCCTCTGAGAAAAGCCCCGATGTCACTGAATTGCTCTGCTTTTCACTCTACTCGGCGAGCCATGCTTTCACCCAGCTCTACAGGCCACTGCTGGACAAGCTCGGGCTGACCTATCCGCAATATCTGGTCATGATGACGCTCTGGCATCGGGACGGCCAGACCGTAAAGGAGCTAGGGAAGACACTTTACCTGGACTCTAGCACGCTCACGCCGCTGCTTAAGCGCCTGGATGCGGCGGGTCTAATCACCAGGACCCGCAATCCAAGGGATGAGCGCGAGGTTCTGATTCATCTGACGCAAAAAGCAATCGACCTCAGAACAAATGCTGCAGACGTAGGGCGCTGTATTGAGGAAGCCGTGGGAATGGAGGCCGAGACGGTGCGAGCAATAAAAAGTTCAGTCGAGACCATACGTGATAGGATCAAGCTGTAG
- a CDS encoding recombinase family protein, whose protein sequence is MAIYGYARVSTIDQDLAIQEAALKAAGCTVIQAEKKSGATKQDRKELNTLLEFMRDGDSLVVTRVDRLARSVGDLQDIVRLLKQKGVTLKATEQPIDTSSAAGKAFLDMLGVFAEFETNLRRERQMEGIAAAKSRGVYKGRKPHVDVAEIRRLKSDGMGPTDIAKALNIGRASVYRALRDAASS, encoded by the coding sequence ATGGCAATTTACGGGTATGCGCGGGTCAGCACCATCGATCAGGATTTGGCGATTCAAGAGGCGGCTCTGAAGGCGGCCGGGTGCACGGTCATCCAGGCGGAAAAGAAATCCGGAGCGACCAAGCAGGATCGGAAGGAGCTTAACACGCTTCTGGAATTCATGCGCGACGGCGACAGCCTGGTCGTGACGCGGGTCGATCGGCTGGCCCGATCAGTTGGGGATCTGCAGGACATCGTACGGCTGCTCAAGCAAAAAGGGGTGACGCTGAAGGCGACGGAACAGCCGATCGACACCAGCTCAGCGGCCGGCAAAGCTTTCCTTGATATGCTCGGCGTGTTTGCTGAGTTCGAGACGAACCTTCGTAGAGAACGACAGATGGAAGGCATCGCCGCAGCAAAAAGCAGAGGGGTCTACAAAGGCAGGAAGCCCCATGTTGATGTTGCTGAGATCCGCCGACTGAAATCCGACGGGATGGGACCAACAGACATTGCTAAGGCGCTGAACATAGGCCGGGCGAGCGTGTATCGCGCCCTTAGAGATGCCGCATCATCGTAG
- a CDS encoding EVE domain-containing protein — translation MTASTRHWIAVASAEHVALGRSLGFMQVCHGKVAPLRRLLPGDRVIYYSPTASFAGKDRLQAFTAVGTVHEGQLYQVEMTATFNPWRRNVDWIESREVPIRPLLDRLSFTQGGGSWGYKFRFGLFEIEERDANIITSAMSLNYKPSAGLTGE, via the coding sequence ATGACTGCTAGCACCCGTCACTGGATCGCCGTTGCGTCGGCCGAGCATGTTGCGCTCGGTCGCTCCCTCGGGTTCATGCAAGTCTGCCACGGAAAGGTCGCGCCTCTGCGCCGCCTTTTACCGGGAGACCGTGTGATCTATTATTCGCCCACAGCCAGTTTCGCAGGCAAGGATCGCCTGCAGGCATTTACTGCAGTAGGTACTGTGCATGAAGGACAGCTTTATCAGGTCGAAATGACTGCTACGTTCAATCCGTGGCGGCGAAACGTCGATTGGATTGAATCTCGCGAAGTGCCGATCAGGCCGTTGCTCGATCGGTTGTCCTTTACCCAAGGCGGTGGAAGCTGGGGTTATAAGTTCAGATTCGGGTTGTTTGAGATCGAAGAAAGGGACGCCAATATAATCACAAGCGCCATGAGCCTGAACTACAAACCGTCAGCGGGTTTGACGGGAGAGTAA
- a CDS encoding VOC family protein — MTNSNSLLLYVADVPNSVQFYSNLLGRAPVEASLTFALFNLPSGLAMGLWGKAGVVPAPTAAAGGSELGFKIDDVTEVDRIHADWQSKGATIALQPTDLDFGRSFVALDPDGHRLRVYAVVEE, encoded by the coding sequence ATGACCAATTCCAATAGCCTTCTCCTCTATGTCGCTGATGTCCCCAATAGCGTTCAGTTTTATTCTAATCTGCTGGGCCGCGCGCCAGTTGAAGCGAGCCTGACTTTCGCGCTTTTCAATTTACCTTCAGGTCTGGCGATGGGGTTGTGGGGGAAAGCTGGGGTTGTGCCGGCACCGACTGCAGCTGCCGGCGGCAGCGAACTTGGGTTCAAGATCGATGATGTGACCGAAGTCGACCGCATCCATGCCGACTGGCAATCCAAGGGTGCAACAATTGCCCTGCAGCCAACGGACCTCGACTTCGGGCGCAGCTTCGTTGCACTGGATCCCGATGGTCACCGTCTGCGCGTTTATGCGGTGGTGGAAGAATAA
- a CDS encoding YafY family protein gives MSRSERLFDLLQVLRQHRRPVSGMVLAEQIGVSIRTLYRDIASLQSMGAMVDGEPGIGYVLKPGFMLPPLMFTPEEIEAIVLGSRWVAERTDSGLGNAARSALTRIASVLPSELRDDLEASTLVIGPSTAIPTDTVDVGLLRKAIRAERKLTLIYRDATGTASERIIWPFALSFFDSVRMLLGWCEMRQGFRHFRTDRIVSAQMSETRYPERRQALFRKWREAEGITKRFD, from the coding sequence ATGTCACGTTCTGAACGCCTTTTCGATCTTCTGCAGGTCTTGCGCCAGCACCGTCGCCCCGTCAGCGGGATGGTCTTGGCTGAGCAAATCGGTGTCAGCATCCGCACACTTTATCGCGACATTGCCAGCCTTCAATCGATGGGGGCAATGGTGGATGGGGAGCCAGGAATTGGATATGTCCTGAAGCCCGGTTTCATGCTTCCCCCGTTGATGTTTACCCCAGAGGAAATCGAAGCGATTGTGCTTGGATCACGGTGGGTCGCTGAACGGACGGATAGCGGCCTGGGCAATGCAGCCCGTAGCGCGTTGACCCGCATAGCGTCGGTTTTACCATCCGAACTCCGAGATGACCTTGAGGCATCTACTTTGGTAATAGGCCCCAGCACAGCAATTCCTACCGATACCGTCGATGTGGGCTTGTTGCGCAAGGCCATTCGGGCTGAACGAAAGCTGACGCTCATCTATCGCGATGCGACCGGCACAGCATCCGAACGGATTATCTGGCCATTTGCTCTTTCCTTCTTTGACTCCGTACGAATGCTGCTGGGCTGGTGCGAAATGCGCCAGGGTTTCCGGCATTTTCGCACAGATCGGATTGTTTCGGCTCAAATGAGCGAGACGCGCTATCCTGAGCGTCGACAGGCCCTTTTCAGAAAATGGCGCGAAGCCGAGGGCATTACGAAAAGATTCGATTGA
- a CDS encoding cold-shock protein, whose translation MATGTVKFFAQDKGFGFITPDDGGQDVFVHISAVGFGEALKDGQKVRYEVGQDRKTGKSKAENVSVI comes from the coding sequence ATGGCGACCGGAACAGTAAAATTCTTTGCTCAGGACAAGGGCTTCGGCTTCATCACCCCGGATGATGGCGGTCAGGACGTCTTTGTGCACATCTCCGCGGTCGGCTTCGGCGAGGCACTTAAAGACGGTCAGAAGGTTCGCTATGAAGTAGGTCAGGACCGCAAGACGGGTAAATCCAAGGCCGAGAACGTTTCAGTGATCTGA